The Mytilus trossulus isolate FHL-02 chromosome 3, PNRI_Mtr1.1.1.hap1, whole genome shotgun sequence genome contains a region encoding:
- the LOC134709409 gene encoding trafficking protein particle complex subunit 14-like isoform X1 encodes MEEDADLSNIILHIFEKQKQNGSDVQYSDKFKCVNIGKTYLVNVIVNFPSCLNGNINKWKKRIENLSGHVNFHVAKNIPNIDENELSYNKSYFLCNVVKSTADTNTHLKLHEKSPYFVDDKTFIVPLEATVNNISSCDTKIYLTVSIVKPIPCPKRMLGESDFLLKLDDIKPLPEKEKIFTQKSVSRTLRIHQPPKLQVKYKDVSGQFMVFLSVNNDSLQDIAINNCMLMKGHCPACDKTINKHRDVQNDIGACKGCDHAIHMVNGDRLKFPVELGRGEILSLIFVLYKHNIETDYSELVLNAHVKWGTEILEPQAVTVYRLPKILFRKVPFVLDVKCGPKKIDVGESFKLTYTVTNTLQDFQEWRLYWNPVVPQITDQKKQQKYLKEIENIKSGLLCHDPVIKFGKLSYGSTVSTKVEFTILKPGLYEFGKHMKLNLTYNIPESPVKSPSQLVSSPEGLWRNRISSASSYGGDRELEEKRLSFGKSYSFGDLGPDHALETEPQENISLCSNDFLQKSVVSSNFKKNSFLLYIPNG; translated from the exons ATGGAAGAAGATGCTGATCTTTCTAACATAATTTTGCATATATTTGAAAAGCAGAAACAAAATGGAAGTGATGTGCAATACAGTGACAAATTTAAGTGTGTAAATATTGGGAAAACGTATCTTGTTAATgtgattgttaattttccttcgtgtttgaatgggaacattaataaatggaaaaaaagaattgaaaatcTTTCTGGACACGTCAATTTCCACGTTGCAAAAAATATACCTAATATCGACGAAAATGAACTGTCTTACAATAAAAGTTACTTTTTGTGCAATGTGGTTAAGAGCACAGCTGACacaaatacacatttaaaacTACAT GAGAAGAGCCCTTACTTTGTTGAtgacaaaacatttattgttcCATTGGAAGCAAcagtaaataatatttcatcgtgcgatacaaaaatttatttgacagtGTCCATTGTCAAGCCGATACCTTGCCCAAAGAGAATGTTAGGAGAAAGTGATTTCTTGTTGAAGCTTGATGACATTAAACCTTTAccagaaaaagaaaagatttttaCTCAAAAGTCag TATCAAGAACTTTACGTATTCACCAGCCACCAAAACTTCAAGTGAAGTACAAAGATGTTTCTGGACAATTTATGGTGTTTCTCAGTG TAAATAATGATAGTTTACAAGACATAGCCATAAACAACTGTATGTTAATGAAAGGACATTGTCCTGCTTGTGACAAGACTATCAATAAACACAGAGATGTCCAGAATGATAT AGGAGCATGTAAAGGTTGTGACCATGCTATCCATATGGTTAATGGAGACAGATTAAAGTTTCCTGTTGAGCTAGGCAGAGGAGAAATTTTATCACTTATATTTGTTCTGTATAAGCACAACATTGAAACAGATTACTCT GAATTGGTTTTAAATGCACATGTGAAATGGGGAACAGAAATCCTAGAACCACAGGCTGTAACAGTATACAG aTTGCCAAAGATATTGTTTAGAAAAGTACCATTTGTTTTAGATGTTAAGTGTGGTCCTAAGAAGATTGATGTTGGTGAAAG CTTTAAACTTACATATACAGTTACTAATACTTTACAAGATTTCCAAGAATGGAGGTTATACTGGAACCCTGTTGTACCACAGATAACAGATCAAA AAAAGCAACAGAAATATCtcaaagaaatagaaaatataaagtCTGGTCTTCTTTGTCATGATCctgttataaaatttgg GAAGTTGTCTTATGGTTCTACAGTCAGCACAAAAGTAGAGTTTACCATACTCAAACCTGGTTTATATGAG TTTGGGAAACATATGAAGCTGAACCTTACCTACAACATACCAGAATCTCCCGTTAAGTCCCCATCACAGCTTGTAAGTTCTCCTGAAGGGCTGTGGAGAAATCGTATCAGTAGTGCATCTTCTTATGGTGGAGACAGAGAATTGGAAGAAAAAAGGCTTTCATTTGGAAAATCATACTCATTTGGTGATTTAGGACCAGATCATGCATTAGAAACAGAACCACAGGAAAATATTTC gttaTGTAGTAATGATTTTCTCCAAAAATCTGTTGTATCTTCAAACTTTAAGAAGAATTCTTTTCTCTTATATATACCTAATGGATGA
- the LOC134709409 gene encoding trafficking protein particle complex subunit 14-like isoform X2: MLGESDFLLKLDDIKPLPEKEKIFTQKSVSRTLRIHQPPKLQVKYKDVSGQFMVFLSVNNDSLQDIAINNCMLMKGHCPACDKTINKHRDVQNDIGACKGCDHAIHMVNGDRLKFPVELGRGEILSLIFVLYKHNIETDYSELVLNAHVKWGTEILEPQAVTVYRLPKILFRKVPFVLDVKCGPKKIDVGESFKLTYTVTNTLQDFQEWRLYWNPVVPQITDQKKQQKYLKEIENIKSGLLCHDPVIKFGKLSYGSTVSTKVEFTILKPGLYEFGKHMKLNLTYNIPESPVKSPSQLVSSPEGLWRNRISSASSYGGDRELEEKRLSFGKSYSFGDLGPDHALETEPQENISLCSNDFLQKSVVSSNFKKNSFLLYIPNG; the protein is encoded by the exons ATGTTAGGAGAAAGTGATTTCTTGTTGAAGCTTGATGACATTAAACCTTTAccagaaaaagaaaagatttttaCTCAAAAGTCag TATCAAGAACTTTACGTATTCACCAGCCACCAAAACTTCAAGTGAAGTACAAAGATGTTTCTGGACAATTTATGGTGTTTCTCAGTG TAAATAATGATAGTTTACAAGACATAGCCATAAACAACTGTATGTTAATGAAAGGACATTGTCCTGCTTGTGACAAGACTATCAATAAACACAGAGATGTCCAGAATGATAT AGGAGCATGTAAAGGTTGTGACCATGCTATCCATATGGTTAATGGAGACAGATTAAAGTTTCCTGTTGAGCTAGGCAGAGGAGAAATTTTATCACTTATATTTGTTCTGTATAAGCACAACATTGAAACAGATTACTCT GAATTGGTTTTAAATGCACATGTGAAATGGGGAACAGAAATCCTAGAACCACAGGCTGTAACAGTATACAG aTTGCCAAAGATATTGTTTAGAAAAGTACCATTTGTTTTAGATGTTAAGTGTGGTCCTAAGAAGATTGATGTTGGTGAAAG CTTTAAACTTACATATACAGTTACTAATACTTTACAAGATTTCCAAGAATGGAGGTTATACTGGAACCCTGTTGTACCACAGATAACAGATCAAA AAAAGCAACAGAAATATCtcaaagaaatagaaaatataaagtCTGGTCTTCTTTGTCATGATCctgttataaaatttgg GAAGTTGTCTTATGGTTCTACAGTCAGCACAAAAGTAGAGTTTACCATACTCAAACCTGGTTTATATGAG TTTGGGAAACATATGAAGCTGAACCTTACCTACAACATACCAGAATCTCCCGTTAAGTCCCCATCACAGCTTGTAAGTTCTCCTGAAGGGCTGTGGAGAAATCGTATCAGTAGTGCATCTTCTTATGGTGGAGACAGAGAATTGGAAGAAAAAAGGCTTTCATTTGGAAAATCATACTCATTTGGTGATTTAGGACCAGATCATGCATTAGAAACAGAACCACAGGAAAATATTTC gttaTGTAGTAATGATTTTCTCCAAAAATCTGTTGTATCTTCAAACTTTAAGAAGAATTCTTTTCTCTTATATATACCTAATGGATGA